From Domibacillus sp. DTU_2020_1001157_1_SI_ALB_TIR_016, a single genomic window includes:
- a CDS encoding twin-arginine translocase TatA/TatE family subunit: MNLGFGEVAIILIVALLLFGPKKLPQLGRAAGQTLHEFKRGMKNVMDDDDTDEQKKIDSK; encoded by the coding sequence ATGAACCTTGGATTTGGCGAAGTTGCCATTATTTTGATTGTCGCCTTGTTGTTATTTGGACCGAAGAAATTGCCACAGCTTGGACGCGCCGCCGGCCAGACACTTCATGAATTTAAGCGCGGCATGAAAAACGTTATGGACGACGACGATACAGATGAGCAAAAGAAAATAGACTCAAAATAA
- the ilvD gene encoding dihydroxy-acid dehydratase — MRSDMIKKGVERAPHRSLLYAAGVKTADLHKPFIGVCNSYIDIIPGHVHLNKFAEVVKKEIREAGGVPFEFNTIGVDDGIAMGHIGMRYSLPSRELIADSAETVINAHWFDGVFYIPNCDKITPGMLMAAVRTNVPAVFVSGGPMEGGVSSTGKPLTLTSVFEGVGAHLSGKMSAEELLDIESNACPTCGSCSGMFTANSMNSLMEMLGLTPPGNATIVATSPERHRLIKEAVGYLMNAIENDLKPRDIVTERAIDDAFALDMAMGGSTNTVLHTLAIANEAEIEYDLNRINEVANRIPYLAKISPASDYTMDDVNKAGGISAIIRELCVLENGIDGDRLTITGKTVYENVKDAHITNTNVIRTKEDPYSPVGGLSILYGNIAPLGGVIKVGAVDPSIKTFDGEAIVFDSQEEAIENINNGTVREGHVVVIRYEGPKGGPGMPEMLTPTSAIAGRGLSTKVALMTDGRFSGASRGISIGHVSPEAAEGGPIAFIHNGDRIKIDLTNRTLNVDLSEEELAARRADFVQPEPKIKKGWLARYSKLVTSANTGGVMKI; from the coding sequence ATGCGCAGTGATATGATTAAAAAAGGGGTTGAACGTGCCCCGCACCGTAGCTTGTTGTATGCTGCTGGTGTAAAAACGGCGGATTTACATAAGCCATTTATCGGCGTATGTAATTCCTATATAGATATTATTCCAGGACACGTTCACTTAAACAAATTTGCTGAAGTCGTAAAAAAAGAGATTCGTGAAGCTGGCGGCGTTCCGTTCGAGTTTAATACAATCGGCGTAGATGACGGTATCGCAATGGGCCATATTGGCATGCGTTATTCTCTTCCAAGCCGCGAGCTGATTGCCGATTCAGCTGAAACAGTCATTAATGCGCATTGGTTTGACGGAGTGTTTTACATTCCAAACTGTGACAAAATTACACCAGGTATGCTTATGGCCGCTGTGCGGACAAACGTACCAGCTGTGTTTGTGTCAGGAGGACCGATGGAAGGCGGCGTTTCTTCCACAGGGAAACCATTAACGCTGACGTCTGTATTTGAAGGAGTCGGAGCTCACCTTTCCGGCAAAATGTCAGCGGAAGAGCTGCTCGATATCGAGTCGAATGCTTGTCCGACTTGCGGGTCTTGTTCAGGGATGTTTACCGCTAACTCCATGAACTCGTTGATGGAAATGCTCGGGCTTACACCGCCTGGAAACGCAACGATTGTGGCAACTAGTCCTGAACGCCACCGTTTAATTAAAGAAGCAGTCGGATACTTGATGAACGCAATTGAAAATGATTTAAAACCGCGTGACATCGTAACAGAACGGGCGATTGATGATGCTTTTGCTCTTGATATGGCGATGGGCGGTTCAACAAATACAGTTCTTCACACATTAGCCATTGCAAATGAAGCAGAAATTGAGTATGATTTAAATCGTATAAATGAAGTAGCCAATAGAATTCCATATTTGGCAAAAATAAGTCCAGCATCAGACTACACAATGGATGATGTTAATAAAGCAGGCGGCATCAGCGCGATTATCCGTGAACTGTGCGTGCTTGAAAATGGCATTGACGGCGATCGCTTGACGATCACGGGCAAAACCGTTTATGAAAATGTTAAAGATGCCCATATCACGAATACAAACGTAATTCGGACGAAAGAAGATCCATACAGCCCAGTCGGCGGCCTTTCCATTCTATACGGAAATATTGCCCCGCTTGGCGGAGTTATTAAAGTAGGAGCCGTTGATCCATCTATTAAAACATTTGATGGAGAAGCAATCGTATTTGACTCGCAGGAAGAAGCTATTGAGAACATCAATAATGGAACCGTTAGAGAAGGCCACGTCGTCGTAATCCGGTATGAAGGGCCAAAAGGCGGACCGGGTATGCCGGAGATGCTGACTCCAACATCAGCGATCGCTGGCCGTGGACTTTCGACAAAAGTCGCGCTTATGACAGACGGCCGTTTCTCTGGTGCATCACGTGGTATTTCAATCGGACACGTTTCACCAGAAGCAGCTGAAGGCGGACCAATTGCTTTTATCCATAATGGCGACCGAATCAAAATTGACCTGACAAATCGTACACTGAACGTTGACTTGTCAGAAGAAGAGCTGGCAGCACGCCGTGCAGATTTTGTACAGCCGGAGCCGAAAATTAAAAAAGGCTGGCTTGCTCGTTATTCTAAGCTTGTTACTTCTGCTAATACCGGCGGAGTTATGAAAATTTAA
- the ilvC gene encoding ketol-acid reductoisomerase: protein MTKVYYNGDINEAVLANKTVAIIGYGSQGHAHALNLRESGVNVVVGLRPGKSFDQATADGFDVKTVREASAAADIIMILLPDEYQTAVYKEEIEPVLEEGNALAFAHGFNVHFNQITPPANVDVFLAAPKGPGHLVRRTYEQGAGVPALFAIYQDYTGQAKDIALAYAKGVGAGRAGILETTFREETETDLFGEQAVLCGGTAELVKAGFETLVEAGYQPEIAYFECLHELKLIVDLMYEGGLAGMRYSISDTAQWGDYVSGPRVITAETKARMKDVLTDIQTGKFAKGWLQENQLNRPEFTAITRRESEHQLEVVGKELRALMPFIKQNQKAESVKN from the coding sequence ATGACAAAAGTTTATTACAATGGTGACATCAACGAAGCGGTACTTGCAAACAAAACAGTAGCTATCATCGGTTACGGTTCACAAGGGCATGCACACGCATTGAACCTTCGTGAAAGCGGCGTAAATGTTGTAGTAGGTCTTCGCCCAGGGAAATCATTTGATCAAGCAACAGCTGACGGCTTTGATGTAAAAACAGTTCGCGAAGCAAGTGCTGCAGCGGATATCATTATGATCCTTCTTCCAGATGAATATCAAACAGCAGTATACAAAGAAGAAATCGAGCCAGTATTAGAAGAAGGCAACGCGCTTGCATTCGCTCACGGCTTCAACGTTCATTTTAACCAAATCACACCGCCTGCAAACGTAGACGTATTCCTTGCTGCACCAAAAGGTCCTGGCCACTTAGTTCGCCGTACGTATGAGCAAGGTGCTGGTGTACCGGCATTGTTTGCGATCTACCAAGACTACACAGGCCAAGCAAAAGACATTGCTCTTGCTTACGCTAAAGGCGTTGGGGCAGGCCGTGCAGGTATTTTGGAAACAACATTCCGTGAAGAAACAGAAACAGATTTGTTCGGTGAGCAAGCCGTTCTTTGCGGCGGTACAGCTGAGCTTGTAAAAGCCGGTTTTGAAACGCTTGTAGAAGCTGGATATCAGCCGGAAATTGCTTACTTCGAGTGCCTGCATGAATTGAAATTGATCGTAGACCTTATGTATGAAGGCGGTCTTGCTGGTATGCGCTACTCAATCTCTGATACAGCTCAATGGGGTGACTACGTGTCAGGACCACGCGTTATCACAGCTGAAACAAAAGCACGCATGAAAGACGTATTAACAGATATTCAAACAGGTAAATTCGCTAAAGGCTGGCTGCAAGAAAACCAATTGAACCGTCCTGAGTTTACAGCCATTACTCGTCGTGAAAGCGAGCATCAGCTTGAAGTAGTCGGAAAAGAGCTTCGTGCCCTAATGCCATTTATCAAGCAAAACCAAAAAGCGGAAAGCGTGAAAAACTAA
- a CDS encoding PBP1A family penicillin-binding protein → MKVVMRMIQTLWRKFHLTQIAILLAAIVVLAGLGAGFYFMKSADVETLKQGLSQSTIIYDRDGDKASKLSATRTNSVSIEKMPEHLQEAIVAVEDNRFYEHGGFDVKGIFRAAFTNLMAGSRVQGASTLTQQLTKNALLSPEKTYRRKIEELFLAIEIEKVYKKEEILEMYLNTSYFGNGAWGVQNAAKRYFGKDVSELTLAESSMLAGMVKAPSRYNPIDSMDNAVDRRQVVLNQMVKYGYLTENEADEAANTEVTLKDASGDPLKGKYAHYADAVINEAISRYGLTQDDLLSQGYNIYTAMDQNVQAGLEDVYENSTVFPQTVNGEDTQSAAVLMDPKSGGVLGVVGRRGEHVFRGFSFATQMKKSPGSTIKPLAVYTPALEEGYKPTDMLVDEKMSFGKGEGAYSPSNYSDTYEGEMPMYRAIEKSANVPAVWLLDQIGLSKGVNSLERFGLEAKDPKLGLALGDITPGVSPLQMAEAYSAFSNDGVRKETFFIQKIIGPEGEIKPKWEPKEVKVTSKEVTDEMTAMLLGVVERGSGKRAQVDGVDIAGKTGSTQVPIEGIDGTEDQWFVGYTPNLVGAVWVGVEEVSKTNYMTTNSSDGAVPLFGEVVSKILPYIGETSFDVDAIDDNAKPEEEHWYDGIVEKWNEWF, encoded by the coding sequence ATGAAAGTAGTTATGAGAATGATCCAAACTCTCTGGCGAAAGTTTCACCTGACCCAAATTGCTATTTTGCTTGCTGCAATCGTTGTTTTGGCAGGCCTTGGTGCAGGTTTTTATTTTATGAAATCCGCCGACGTGGAAACATTAAAGCAAGGACTCTCACAGTCAACCATTATTTATGATAGAGACGGAGACAAAGCAAGTAAACTCTCTGCAACCCGAACGAACAGTGTATCGATCGAAAAAATGCCGGAGCATCTGCAGGAAGCGATTGTGGCAGTGGAAGACAATCGTTTTTACGAACATGGCGGGTTTGACGTAAAAGGCATTTTCCGTGCTGCCTTTACCAACCTTATGGCAGGTTCAAGGGTACAGGGAGCCAGCACGCTGACGCAGCAGCTGACGAAAAACGCGCTTCTGTCGCCGGAAAAAACATACCGGCGGAAAATAGAAGAATTGTTTCTCGCTATTGAGATTGAAAAAGTATACAAAAAAGAAGAGATTTTAGAAATGTACTTGAATACAAGCTATTTCGGAAATGGAGCTTGGGGAGTGCAAAACGCAGCTAAAAGATATTTTGGAAAAGACGTTTCCGAGCTGACTCTTGCGGAGTCGTCTATGCTTGCCGGAATGGTAAAGGCGCCATCACGTTACAATCCGATCGACAGCATGGATAACGCAGTTGACCGCCGCCAGGTTGTGTTAAATCAGATGGTGAAATACGGTTATCTTACCGAGAATGAAGCAGACGAAGCTGCCAATACAGAAGTAACGCTCAAGGATGCAAGCGGTGATCCGCTGAAAGGAAAGTACGCTCATTACGCCGATGCTGTCATCAATGAAGCGATCTCACGCTACGGTTTAACGCAGGACGATCTCCTGTCGCAAGGTTACAATATTTATACAGCGATGGACCAAAACGTACAGGCCGGGCTGGAAGACGTATATGAAAACAGTACAGTTTTCCCTCAAACAGTCAACGGAGAAGATACACAAAGCGCGGCTGTGTTAATGGATCCAAAAAGCGGCGGCGTTTTAGGGGTTGTCGGCCGGCGGGGCGAACACGTTTTCCGCGGCTTCAGCTTTGCTACTCAGATGAAAAAGTCACCAGGCTCCACCATTAAGCCGCTGGCTGTATATACGCCTGCTCTTGAAGAAGGTTATAAACCAACCGATATGCTGGTGGATGAAAAAATGTCTTTTGGAAAAGGTGAAGGTGCGTATTCTCCGTCTAACTACAGTGATACGTATGAAGGAGAAATGCCAATGTACCGGGCGATTGAAAAGTCAGCGAACGTGCCGGCCGTCTGGCTCTTAGACCAAATTGGCCTGTCAAAAGGCGTTAATTCCTTAGAGCGTTTTGGCCTTGAGGCAAAAGATCCAAAGCTGGGGTTAGCCCTTGGTGATATTACGCCTGGTGTGTCCCCCCTTCAAATGGCTGAAGCCTATTCAGCGTTTTCAAATGACGGTGTTCGAAAAGAAACATTTTTCATTCAAAAAATTATCGGCCCTGAAGGAGAAATCAAGCCAAAATGGGAGCCGAAGGAAGTTAAAGTAACGTCAAAAGAAGTAACCGACGAAATGACAGCCATGCTTCTCGGGGTAGTAGAGAGGGGATCCGGCAAACGCGCCCAGGTAGATGGGGTAGATATTGCCGGGAAAACCGGTTCTACACAAGTGCCGATCGAAGGCATTGACGGCACTGAAGACCAATGGTTTGTCGGATACACACCGAACCTGGTAGGGGCTGTCTGGGTTGGCGTAGAAGAAGTAAGTAAAACAAATTACATGACAACCAACAGTTCGGATGGGGCTGTACCGTTATTTGGTGAAGTTGTGTCTAAGATTCTTCCTTACATCGGAGAAACTTCGTTTGATGTAGACGCCATTGATGACAATGCAAAGCCTGAAGAGGAACATTGGTATGATGGAATCGTAGAAAAATGGAACGAATGGTTTTAA
- the ilvB gene encoding acetolactate synthase large subunit, with translation MSQNAKAPELKFENEPVKRTEPMNGADLFVETLKNENVEVMFGYPGGAVLPLYDALYKNPIRHILARHEQAAIHAAEGYARVSGKPGVVLATSGPGATNLVTGIADAMMDSLPLVIFTGQVATGVIGSDAFQEADVIGITMPITKHNYQVRSMEDLPRIVHEAFHIATTGRPGPVLIDIPKDIATTIGNAEFVDELNLPGYQPNFKPNSLQVKKLRGALAKAKKPVILAGAGVLFAKASGELLEFVEKMQIPVVNTLLGLGGFPADHPLFLGMGGMHGTYAANTALYEADLLINIGARFDDRLTGNLVHFAPNATVAHIDIDPAEIGKNVPTHIPIVADAREALKKILSLDLEVPQAEEWRQKLQKDKEDNPLWNTEGGEGISPQSLMRIIHNVTNGDAVVTTDVGQHQMWTAQYYGFKKPDQWVTSGGLGTMGFGFPSAIGAQIAKPDKTVVAVAGDAGFQMTLQELGLVAELKLPVKIVIYNNQALGMVRQWQETFYEERYSQSLIPVQPDFVKLADAYGIRGYVVTTEEEAEKVMRETLTDNEPVLIDCRIKPKEMVYPMIAPGKGLHEMIGVKPQ, from the coding sequence ATGAGTCAAAATGCAAAAGCACCGGAATTGAAATTTGAAAATGAACCAGTTAAAAGAACAGAGCCAATGAATGGTGCCGACCTATTTGTCGAAACATTGAAAAATGAAAACGTAGAAGTGATGTTTGGTTATCCAGGCGGTGCGGTTCTTCCATTATATGATGCACTTTATAAAAATCCGATCCGTCACATTCTTGCCCGGCATGAGCAGGCAGCTATCCATGCAGCAGAAGGATATGCCCGTGTTTCTGGCAAACCAGGTGTTGTATTGGCCACATCTGGTCCTGGAGCAACAAACCTTGTAACGGGTATTGCGGATGCCATGATGGATTCTCTGCCGCTTGTAATCTTTACAGGACAGGTAGCCACTGGCGTCATCGGATCAGATGCATTCCAGGAAGCTGATGTAATCGGTATTACAATGCCAATTACAAAACACAACTATCAGGTTCGCTCAATGGAAGATCTTCCAAGAATCGTCCATGAAGCTTTCCACATTGCTACAACTGGCCGTCCGGGTCCTGTTTTAATCGATATTCCAAAGGACATTGCAACGACAATCGGGAATGCAGAATTTGTAGATGAACTGAATCTGCCGGGATACCAGCCGAACTTTAAACCGAACAGCCTCCAGGTGAAAAAGCTTCGCGGTGCGCTCGCAAAAGCGAAAAAGCCGGTTATTTTAGCTGGTGCAGGTGTTCTTTTTGCAAAAGCATCTGGAGAATTGCTCGAATTTGTCGAAAAAATGCAAATTCCAGTTGTAAACACACTGCTTGGCCTTGGCGGATTTCCAGCTGATCATCCACTGTTCCTTGGAATGGGCGGAATGCATGGAACATACGCGGCCAACACAGCTCTTTATGAAGCAGACCTGTTGATCAACATCGGCGCTCGCTTCGATGACCGCTTAACTGGAAATCTGGTTCATTTTGCTCCGAATGCAACGGTCGCGCATATTGATATCGACCCGGCAGAGATTGGCAAAAACGTTCCAACCCATATCCCAATCGTAGCGGATGCAAGAGAAGCCTTGAAAAAAATTCTCAGCCTTGATCTAGAAGTGCCGCAGGCAGAAGAATGGCGCCAAAAGCTTCAAAAAGACAAGGAAGACAATCCGCTTTGGAATACAGAAGGCGGGGAAGGCATCTCTCCTCAATCATTAATGCGCATTATTCATAATGTAACGAATGGAGACGCAGTAGTCACAACAGATGTTGGCCAGCACCAGATGTGGACAGCGCAATACTACGGATTCAAAAAACCAGACCAATGGGTAACATCAGGTGGGCTTGGAACAATGGGCTTTGGTTTCCCATCTGCGATCGGCGCGCAAATTGCAAAGCCGGATAAAACAGTCGTGGCGGTAGCCGGTGACGCAGGCTTCCAAATGACTTTGCAGGAGCTTGGACTTGTTGCAGAATTGAAGCTGCCGGTTAAAATTGTCATTTATAATAACCAGGCGCTTGGTATGGTACGCCAGTGGCAGGAAACATTTTACGAAGAGCGGTATTCTCAATCATTGATTCCGGTTCAGCCGGACTTTGTTAAACTGGCCGATGCTTATGGCATTCGCGGCTATGTCGTTACAACAGAGGAAGAAGCAGAAAAAGTTATGCGTGAAACGCTGACAGATAACGAGCCTGTATTGATCGATTGCCGTATTAAACCGAAAGAAATGGTTTATCCGATGATCGCACCAGGCAAAGGACTTCATGAAATGATCGGGGTGAAACCGCAATGA
- a CDS encoding phosphatase encodes MKNKTILFLSPFNHLSMMAEGWAARLNEPSWNVISAACSRADYDALPVKAMKEVNIDIESKTPYSLKPQLVNEADIVVAIYDFQRDSLPALLNESEQKVLRWNIFNPIHCDHLTDRWAAYQEVCDELAVKIQELKKQLI; translated from the coding sequence ATGAAAAATAAAACTATTTTATTTCTGTCACCGTTTAATCATTTGAGCATGATGGCAGAAGGATGGGCGGCAAGATTAAATGAGCCCTCCTGGAATGTAATCAGCGCTGCTTGCTCACGTGCAGACTATGACGCCCTTCCTGTTAAGGCGATGAAAGAAGTAAACATTGACATCGAGAGTAAAACACCGTATTCGCTGAAGCCTCAGCTCGTAAATGAGGCGGACATCGTGGTTGCTATTTATGATTTTCAACGTGATAGCCTCCCTGCTCTTTTGAATGAATCCGAGCAGAAAGTGTTACGATGGAATATATTCAATCCAATACATTGTGATCATTTAACTGATCGATGGGCCGCTTATCAGGAAGTGTGCGATGAGCTTGCTGTAAAGATACAGGAGCTTAAAAAACAACTTATTTAA
- the ilvN gene encoding acetolactate synthase small subunit translates to MRRIVTATVLNQSGVLNRIAGLFTRRQFNIESITVGATETEGVSKMTFVVQVEDDRMVEQVVKQLHKQIDVLKVSDITEQAIVTRELALIKVMTTPQTRAEINVIIEPFRATIIDVARDSVTIQVVGNFEKIEAMIELLRPYGIKEVARTGQTAIKRGSQRFVSDSKQVSILN, encoded by the coding sequence ATGAGAAGAATTGTAACAGCAACTGTGTTGAACCAAAGCGGTGTTTTAAACCGCATCGCCGGCCTGTTTACACGCCGCCAATTTAATATCGAAAGCATTACAGTAGGTGCGACTGAAACAGAAGGCGTATCAAAAATGACGTTCGTTGTCCAAGTGGAAGACGACCGCATGGTAGAGCAAGTTGTCAAACAACTGCATAAGCAAATTGACGTGTTAAAAGTCAGTGACATTACTGAACAGGCAATTGTTACACGCGAGCTTGCTCTTATAAAAGTGATGACCACTCCGCAAACGCGTGCTGAAATCAACGTAATCATTGAACCATTCCGGGCGACCATTATTGATGTTGCGCGAGACAGTGTGACCATTCAAGTTGTCGGAAACTTCGAGAAAATCGAAGCAATGATTGAACTTCTTCGCCCTTACGGCATCAAAGAAGTGGCACGTACGGGACAAACAGCGATTAAACGCGGTTCCCAGCGGTTTGTGTCAGACTCAAAACAGGTTTCTATTTTAAATTAA
- a CDS encoding dicarboxylate/amino acid:cation symporter: MNLTTKIVAALVLGAIVGLLLNLTAPNVFEVLNTYLFVPVGQIFLSLINMLVVPLVFFSIVLGSAGLGDPQKLGRIGAKTIGYFLITTCIAVIIGLILAAVIQPGAAGEFDTAGAEFSTEEAPPVSETLMNIIPKNPINAMAEGNMLQLIVFAVFIGFALTALGEKTKGILSLVNQGNEIMMYLVGLVMRFAPYGTFALIATAIGTQGWNAILAMGSYMLVVLAALFIHSAITYGGTVAFLAKKNPLWFFKKFAPAMGVAFSTSSSNATLPVSMEVAQRDLKVPEPISSFVQPLGATINMDGTAIMQGVATMFIAQAYGIDLTMGELATVVLTAVLASIGTAGVPGVGLIMLAMVLGSVGLPVEGIGLIIGIDRLLDMTRTAVNITGDAACALYVGETEKNRNLQAVGRA; encoded by the coding sequence ATGAATTTAACCACCAAGATTGTGGCAGCGCTTGTCCTCGGAGCGATTGTCGGTCTCCTTTTAAACTTGACTGCACCAAATGTATTTGAAGTACTGAATACGTATTTATTCGTACCGGTCGGGCAGATTTTCCTGAGCCTGATTAACATGCTTGTTGTGCCACTTGTTTTCTTTTCCATTGTGCTTGGATCGGCCGGTCTTGGCGATCCACAAAAGCTGGGTCGTATTGGTGCAAAGACGATAGGCTATTTTTTAATTACAACGTGTATCGCGGTTATCATCGGCTTGATCCTTGCTGCTGTGATTCAGCCGGGCGCAGCCGGAGAGTTTGATACAGCAGGCGCTGAATTCTCAACAGAAGAAGCACCGCCTGTCAGTGAAACGCTTATGAATATTATTCCGAAAAATCCTATCAATGCGATGGCAGAAGGAAATATGCTTCAACTAATTGTATTTGCCGTTTTTATCGGCTTTGCCCTGACTGCACTTGGCGAAAAAACAAAAGGCATCCTCAGTTTAGTGAACCAGGGAAATGAAATTATGATGTATTTGGTAGGGCTTGTTATGCGGTTTGCGCCATATGGAACCTTTGCTTTAATTGCTACAGCAATTGGCACACAAGGCTGGAATGCCATTCTGGCAATGGGTTCATACATGCTTGTTGTATTAGCGGCATTGTTTATCCACAGCGCCATCACATATGGGGGCACCGTTGCTTTCCTGGCGAAGAAAAATCCTCTTTGGTTTTTTAAAAAGTTTGCTCCGGCAATGGGAGTCGCATTCAGTACATCAAGCAGTAATGCGACGCTGCCTGTTTCCATGGAAGTAGCCCAAAGAGATCTGAAAGTGCCTGAGCCAATCAGTTCATTTGTACAGCCGCTTGGCGCAACCATTAATATGGATGGAACCGCTATCATGCAAGGGGTAGCAACGATGTTTATTGCCCAGGCTTATGGAATTGATCTTACAATGGGAGAACTGGCGACTGTCGTCCTAACAGCTGTTTTGGCCAGCATTGGAACAGCTGGTGTACCCGGCGTCGGGCTTATTATGCTGGCGATGGTGCTTGGCAGTGTCGGACTGCCGGTTGAGGGAATTGGTTTAATTATCGGAATTGACCGTCTGCTTGATATGACACGGACGGCTGTTAATATCACAGGTGATGCAGCATGCGCTCTGTACGTTGGGGAAACAGAAAAAAACAGAAACCTTCAAGCGGTTGGCCGCGCATAG
- a CDS encoding EcsC family protein — MIMETKQTLIEQLQQIGQWEKDQKGLWIWDRAARLPFAILDKLTPSFIQRKIGSLLDELGYYIQSGGKYLTRQDSILKKLERNAEVPVHSIEDVKKLPISVMDETAFSIQKSHAGAATVQGATTGIGGIFTLAVDIPATLAISLKMLQEIAVAYGYDPNEREERIFIIKCLQFSSSDIVGKQSILKEIANYADRGSSKEMISQMQGWREVVLSYREQYSLKKVFRLVPVVGIVFGALSNRSMIEELSDTAIMLYKKRRILEKLAETESDIRL, encoded by the coding sequence ATAATTATGGAAACAAAACAAACACTGATCGAACAGCTGCAGCAAATTGGGCAGTGGGAAAAGGATCAAAAAGGATTGTGGATTTGGGACCGTGCAGCCCGTCTTCCTTTTGCTATCCTTGATAAACTGACTCCTTCTTTTATTCAGCGAAAAATTGGCTCGCTGCTAGATGAACTCGGCTATTATATTCAAAGCGGCGGCAAGTATTTAACGAGGCAGGACAGCATCTTAAAAAAGCTGGAGCGTAACGCCGAAGTACCTGTTCACTCTATAGAAGACGTAAAAAAACTGCCGATTTCCGTTATGGACGAGACTGCTTTTTCGATTCAAAAATCGCATGCGGGCGCCGCTACCGTTCAAGGTGCTACAACAGGCATTGGAGGCATTTTTACGCTGGCGGTTGATATCCCTGCCACATTGGCGATCTCTCTAAAGATGCTTCAAGAAATCGCTGTGGCTTATGGATATGATCCTAATGAGCGGGAAGAACGGATTTTCATTATTAAATGCCTGCAATTTTCTTCCTCCGATATTGTTGGGAAACAATCTATTTTAAAAGAAATTGCGAACTATGCCGATCGGGGGAGCAGCAAAGAAATGATTTCGCAAATGCAGGGCTGGCGGGAAGTGGTGCTTTCCTACAGAGAGCAATACAGCTTAAAGAAAGTGTTTCGTCTTGTGCCCGTAGTGGGCATTGTTTTCGGAGCACTGTCAAACCGCTCGATGATTGAAGAATTGTCCGATACCGCCATCATGCTTTATAAAAAACGGCGTATTTTAGAGAAACTAGCAGAAACCGAATCAGACATCCGCCTTTAA
- a CDS encoding TrkA C-terminal domain-containing protein, producing MGFVFILLYLVIVVLVIEISVIAFHLTGLEKEVARYQAISMLTGTGFTTDESQLIIDHPVRRRISMFLILFGAFSLAVIISAITNILANDLRLKELMIISSVLLAIYILGKTPVTKKLLQHRFKHEMKKNLDISELPVKEALFLQEDDIVTDVVVEEGTKLDGKKVEDVFEHGHDANLLFIKRGEVNVRENLTEETIQAGDKLYLYGNKKVIEKLTKETESDDPH from the coding sequence ATGGGATTTGTATTTATTTTACTTTATTTGGTCATTGTGGTGCTTGTCATTGAAATATCTGTAATCGCGTTTCACTTAACAGGACTTGAAAAAGAGGTAGCCCGGTATCAGGCGATTTCCATGCTGACAGGCACCGGATTTACAACAGATGAATCACAGCTTATTATTGATCATCCCGTACGACGCCGAATCAGTATGTTTCTCATTCTGTTCGGTGCTTTTTCATTGGCCGTTATTATCTCAGCGATTACCAATATTTTAGCTAATGACCTGCGCTTAAAGGAATTGATGATTATTAGTTCCGTACTGCTAGCCATTTACATTCTCGGTAAAACACCAGTGACTAAAAAGCTTCTTCAGCACCGATTTAAACATGAGATGAAAAAAAATCTAGATATTTCCGAACTGCCAGTGAAAGAAGCGCTTTTTCTTCAAGAAGATGACATTGTAACAGATGTAGTGGTAGAAGAAGGCACGAAGCTTGATGGAAAAAAGGTGGAGGATGTCTTTGAGCATGGGCATGATGCCAATTTGTTATTCATTAAAAGAGGAGAAGTAAATGTACGCGAGAATTTAACAGAGGAAACGATTCAGGCAGGTGACAAGCTGTACTTATACGGAAATAAAAAGGTGATTGAGAAGCTTACAAAAGAAACCGAATCAGACGATCCGCATTAA